The sequence GTCCACCGACGCCGCTGCCACCGGATTGCCCCGCGTAAGCCGGACTGTAGTTGCCCCCGCGAGCACCACCGACGCCGTTGAACCCTCCGCCGCCCCCGCCACCGTAACCGTAGCCCGCGCCTCCACCGTTGCCGCCACCCCCTGCGGCAGCGTTGGCCGTGACACTCGAATGCGTCAGGGTAACCGTACCGCCCGTGACGGCGAGACCTGCGCCCAGGGCGTCCTTGCCGTTTACCGAGTTGTAGTCACCCCCGTTGCCCGAGAGCAAGCCCCCGGTCAGCACCAGGCCGTCGAGCTTGACGGTGCCGGTGGTGATCACCAGAACGCGGCTGGTCTGGTGCGCATCGATAGTGACGTCGGCCGTGCCATTTCCATCGATATCGCCCTCGATGGTGAGACTCTTGCCGATACTGAGCTGGCCGCTGCTCAGGTTTACCGTCATCGCACTGCTGAAGGTAATGGTGTCGCCAGCCTGGGCGCTGGCAATGGCGTTGCGTAGCGTCCCGGCACCGCTGTCGGCATTGCTGGTCACGGTGATGATCGCCAGGTCGTGGCCATAGGCGGCCTCGGATGCCTGGGAAAGCACGGAGCGGGCTTCGATGTTGCCGGTGGTGACTTCCAGGTCCCAGTCCGAGCCGGCGCCGGTCCGGTCATTCGACGCTGCGACATCGCGCCCAGTAAGGCTCGCCAGCTCATCGACGAAGGTCTGCCCGCGCTCGCCCTGGGCGGTGCTGCAGGCGTAGACGAGGATGTCGCCGCCGGCCTGCATGTTAGCCCCGAGCTGGTTCAGCGAGGCGCCGTAGTCAGCGATGTTCTCCGCACTGACATAGCTGTTGCCCAGCCACAAGTCGCCGGCATTACCGTGGGCGATGATCTGCACTGAAGCGGCACCCGGATGCGCAGCCAGGTACTGCGCCATCTGCTGCACACCGTTGCCGTTGCGGTCGAGGAAGACCACGTCGGTATTCGACGCGACACCCTGCAGCAGTTGCTTGGCATCCTCAACGCGCGAGTCGACGAACACCACGTTGCGTCCACTGCCGGCCTGGGCGCCCTGCCCCGCATCGCTGCTGCGGACGTCGCCAGTGGCGGCGGCATGGCTGCTGTCGCTGTCCTTGCTATGCGTGGCCGCGGCGCCCTTGTCGGCGACGGCATCCTGGGTATCGGTCGGCTTGGCCGCTTCGCCGACGCTCGCGGCAACCGCGCCGTCGAACATCATGCGCGGCTCCAGCGCCATGATCAGCGTCGGCTGCACGTCCGGGGTTTCCTGTTGGCGGCGCACCGTCTCGCCGAACACGCGCTTCATCCATTGCATGGCATGTACCCTTTCGCTCCGGCAACTCGCAGGCCGGCGATGTTATTCAGTTGTTCTTGATGCGAATGACGTTGGCTGCACTGCCGCTGCCGTCTTCCCAGAAGGAAAGCTTGCTGTACTGTTCGAACAGGTCCGGCGGCAGCAGCGTGCGCCGCTCGCGCCGGGCCACCTGCGGACGCACATGGTGCAAGCCGGCCACGCCCAGGGATTCGTCGAAGTCCGGGGCGTCGTAGGACAGGTTGTCGAAGTCGTGTTCGAACCAGGGCGTCGATGAACTGGTAGACCAGGCGTATCACCTGCTCCGGGTTTTGCACCAGCAGGTCATAGTCGATCACCAGCAGCGAATCGGCCTGCTCGCCGTAATAGGCTTCCTTCAGCGCGCTCCAGGCGAATCCGACCAGGCGGTTGCGCTGGGCCAACGTCTCGACACGGCTGTACACCGAATTGCGCTCGCTGGCATCGGCGAACAGCTTGGTGTTCTCGAAGGGATTGGCGCGGAACAGCCGCTCCAGGCTGTCCATGATCCAGGCGACGTTGCGCACGCAGGCGATCACCTTGGACTGCGGGAAGAGTTCGCGCAGGGCTGGCAGATTGGCGCACCACAGGCGGTTGGTGTCGAACACCACCGACTTGTCGGCCTGGTCGGCGTAATAGGAATCGAACAGGCCGCGTAGCAGGTTGCGACGCTGCTCATGGGTGATCAGAGGCGCGAATTCGCTGCCGGCGCTGCAGTGCTCGCGCACGCTGCTGAAGAGTCCTCCCACTGGGCTCGACATGCCGGCGTGGAAGCGCGGGTTCTGCAGGAGGATAGCCGCCAGAAGGGTACTGCCGGAACGCGGCAAACCGGAAATGAAGTGGAATCCTGGCATCCTTGCGACACTACCCACTGGCACAATGCAATTAGCGCATGCTAAGTCAGCTAGGAATTTTCGTACAGTGCAATGCGCATAGTCATCGAAATATTCCGAAAACTTCTTCTGGCAAAAAAAGCCCGCTAGAGTGGCCCCCGGCCGGAGCGCCAGGCAGTACCGGTCCCATCACGCATAACAACGAAAGGACACAGCATGGAAGTATTCATCGGCACCATCATTCCGTTCGGCTTCAACTTCGCGCCCAGGGGGTGGGCAACCTGTTCGGGCCAGTTGCTACCCATCTCCCAGTACTCGGCCGTCTTTGCGCTGCTGGGCACCATGTACGGCGGCAATGGCCAGACCAACTTCGGCCTCCCCGACTTGCGTGGACGCACCCCGTTGAGCTATGGCCAGGGCCTTGGCCTGAGCAACTATGAGCTGGGCCAGGTCGGCGGCACGGAGAGCGTCACCCTGCTCTCCAGCAACCTGCCCCCGCACAGCCTCAACGTAAACGTGCAACTCGCCACTACCGCCAGTTCCCCTGCAAGTGTCCCCAGCAGCGCCAATAGCTATCTGGGCGCATCAGGCGGCGGCCAAGGAACAGCAACCATCTATTCCGACGCCCAGGGCGCAAACCCGGTCACGCTGAAGGGCGCCAGCGCAACCTTCACCGGCGGCGGCGTGCCGGTGTCGATCCAAAGCCCCTTCCTGGCGCTGAACTTCTGCATCTGCCTGGAAGGCATCTTCCCTTCGCGCGACTGACCACGAGCCGGCGCCTGGCACACAGGCGCCGTTTCCGGAGCCTCACATGCTGGACCTGCTACACAGCGATCACTTCCGAGCCTTTCTCGACCAGTCCCTGACGCTGCAACTGCCTGACGGCAACACGCTGCCCATCGTGATCGACACGGTGACCCAGGCACCGCGTTCAGCCGTGCCCGGCAGCACTCGAATACCGTTCTGCGTGACCCTGCATAGTTCGGACCCCACCGACTTCGTGGATGGCCTCTGTTGCCTCGACCTACCCGGCACCGGCGCGATCCGCGACCTGTTCGTCACGCGCAACCCGCCGCTGGGACGCGACCCCAACCTGGCCTACTACAGCATCATTTTCAACTGAGCGGCGGACGCAGCGCCTCCGG is a genomic window of Pseudomonas knackmussii B13 containing:
- a CDS encoding phage tail protein, with the protein product MEVFIGTIIPFGFNFAPRGWATCSGQLLPISQYSAVFALLGTMYGGNGQTNFGLPDLRGRTPLSYGQGLGLSNYELGQVGGTESVTLLSSNLPPHSLNVNVQLATTASSPASVPSSANSYLGASGGGQGTATIYSDAQGANPVTLKGASATFTGGGVPVSIQSPFLALNFCICLEGIFPSRD
- a CDS encoding DUF6916 family protein translates to MLDLLHSDHFRAFLDQSLTLQLPDGNTLPIVIDTVTQAPRSAVPGSTRIPFCVTLHSSDPTDFVDGLCCLDLPGTGAIRDLFVTRNPPLGRDPNLAYYSIIFN